One Companilactobacillus heilongjiangensis genomic window, ATATTGTTAAAAAATATGATGACAAGGAAGTTTTGAAAAACTTGTCCGTTGACTTCCCTGATGGCAAAACAACAGTTATTCTAGGACCTTCCGGTTCTGGTAAATCGACATTGTTACGTTCACTTGATCTTCTAGTTAGACCTGAAAGCGGCACACTTAGCTTCTCAGATTTAACATTAGATTATGCCGAGCCACTTACTAAAAAGAAGAGTTTCGAAGTTCGTAAAAAGACTAGTATGGTTTTTCAAAACTGGAACCTCTTCCCTAACTTGACCGTTCTTCAAAACATCACTACTGCACCAGAAACTGTTCTGAAAGCATCTAAGAAAGAAACTGAAGACCATGCTCGGAAGTTACTTTCACAAGTTGGTTTAACAGAATATGCCGACCGTTACCCTAGTCAGTTATCTGGTGGTCAACAACAACGTATTTCAATCTGTCGGGCTTTAGCAATGAATCCTGAATACGTCTTGTTGGACGAACCAACCAGTGCCCTTGATCCTGAGCTAGAAACTCAAGTCTTGTTGATTTTGGAAGAACTCAGCAAGTTGAAGCAATCAATGATTATCGTGACACATAACATGCAATTTGCTCGTTCCGTGGCCGATAAAATCGTCTTCGTTGAGAATGGCGACATCCTCTTCGATGGCACACCAGATGATTTCTTCAATCATCCTACAACTAGAATTAAGGACTTCTTGTCTGGCATTACATTTGATGATAGTAAAATAATGAAGTAAACCTCAAAAGGTCCTGATTGAAATTAATCAATCAGGGCCTTTTTTATGCTTAAATTAAAAGTCTACATCTTCTGCTTTAACAAACTGATTGCTACCAACCCGATAATAAGTTAGTCCATCAAGCATTTGGAACCTGTCAGTTTTATACGACTTTCCAGTAGGCAATTTATTTGAAAGTAAATTACCCTTTTCATCATATAAACTTGTTACCTGTTTAGTTGTAACTACTGGATTGGAATAAGCATATTCATACACTTCACTTGCCCTAACAAATTCATTCGTTGCAACACGATAATATTTCTTACCATTTATTTCTGTGTACCTGTCACTATACCAGTCAGTTGCTGGTAATAATTCACGACTCGATTTTTCATTACGGGCATTGACTAAGTGACCAAAATTATCCTTATAAACACGTACATAACTGTTGTTAGCAACATATACATAAACATCGTTGGCATTGACCCATTTATCTGTCGCTACTCGATAATATGTCGCTCCGTTTAATTCCATGGACTCATCGTTGTACCAAGCTGAATCAGGACTTAGGA contains:
- a CDS encoding amino acid ABC transporter ATP-binding protein: MISLKNIVKKYDDKEVLKNLSVDFPDGKTTVILGPSGSGKSTLLRSLDLLVRPESGTLSFSDLTLDYAEPLTKKKSFEVRKKTSMVFQNWNLFPNLTVLQNITTAPETVLKASKKETEDHARKLLSQVGLTEYADRYPSQLSGGQQQRISICRALAMNPEYVLLDEPTSALDPELETQVLLILEELSKLKQSMIIVTHNMQFARSVADKIVFVENGDILFDGTPDDFFNHPTTRIKDFLSGITFDDSKIMK